From a region of the uncultured Desulfatiglans sp. genome:
- a CDS encoding conserved hypothetical protein (Evidence 4 : Unknown function but conserved in other organisms) gives MLRILVDITHPAYVHLYKNIIRILKSQGHHVVVTAAQHEDTLKLLRSYNLEHLVLGRKGHNIKTKLLYQQLLTLRLWLLARKSDIDLALGGSTTVAQGTFFTRARSIIFTDDDGDIVPLFAKSTYPFASKVVHPRCIRDRLSKRKQVLVDSFKELAYLHPNNFQPDNSIFNLLGLETGQRFFVVRFSALKAHHDLFARGIKDKVQLIRYLENFGRVFVSSESELEGDLKKNQIELPIEMVHSLLHFASLYIGDSQTMAAEAAVLGTPSIRCNTFVGKLSYLEELENEYNLTIGVRPESFVSVFPIIESYMREPNIKNIWAERRNRLLKDKIDFTEWFVNYINSMEWIN, from the coding sequence ATGTTGCGAATATTAGTTGACATTACACACCCTGCATATGTTCATCTGTACAAAAATATCATCCGTATTTTGAAGTCTCAGGGCCATCACGTGGTGGTTACTGCGGCGCAGCACGAAGATACCCTTAAGTTATTGAGAAGTTACAATTTAGAGCATCTTGTTTTGGGTCGTAAGGGGCATAACATTAAAACAAAGTTATTGTATCAGCAGTTACTGACTCTTAGGCTCTGGTTACTAGCAAGGAAAAGTGATATTGACCTAGCTCTGGGCGGATCAACCACAGTAGCTCAGGGAACATTCTTTACAAGGGCTCGATCCATTATCTTTACGGATGACGATGGCGATATTGTCCCGCTTTTTGCGAAAAGCACCTATCCGTTTGCCAGTAAAGTCGTCCATCCGCGTTGCATAAGAGACAGGCTAAGTAAGCGCAAACAAGTATTGGTTGATAGTTTTAAAGAGTTGGCTTACCTGCACCCTAACAATTTTCAACCAGACAATTCCATTTTCAATTTGCTCGGTCTCGAAACGGGGCAAAGGTTTTTCGTGGTCAGATTCTCTGCCCTCAAGGCGCACCATGACCTTTTTGCCCGTGGCATAAAAGACAAGGTACAATTGATCAGGTATCTTGAGAACTTCGGGCGTGTTTTCGTGAGTAGCGAATCCGAATTGGAAGGGGATTTAAAAAAGAATCAAATAGAGCTTCCAATTGAAATGGTGCATTCTTTGCTCCATTTTGCTTCACTGTACATAGGAGATAGCCAGACTATGGCTGCTGAAGCAGCTGTTTTGGGTACACCATCTATCAGATGTAACACATTTGTCGGAAAACTGTCCTATCTTGAAGAACTTGAAAACGAATATAATTTAACTATCGGAGTAAGGCCTGAAAGCTTTGTTTCAGTTTTCCCAATAATAGAAAGTTATATGCGGGAACCCAATATTAAAAACATCTGGGCCGAGAGAAGAAATAGGCTTCTGAAAGACAAAATTGATTTCACAGAATGGTTTGTGAACTATATTAACTCGATGGAATGGATTAATTAG